A window of the Eleutherodactylus coqui strain aEleCoq1 chromosome 8, aEleCoq1.hap1, whole genome shotgun sequence genome harbors these coding sequences:
- the MRAS gene encoding ras-related protein M-Ras produces MATSAVLSDNLPTYKLVVVGDGGVGKSALTIQFFQKIFVPDYDPTIEDSYLKHTEIDGQWAILDVLDTAGQEEFSAMREQYMRTGDGFLIVYSVTDKASFEHVDRFHQLILRVKDRESFPMILVANKVDLMHLRKISSEQGKEMAVKHNIPYIETSAKDPPQNVDRAFHDLVRVIRQQVPEKNQKRKRNTKWRGDRGTGTHRPFCVVL; encoded by the exons ATGGCTACCAGCGCCGTCCTGAGCGATAACCTGCCCACGtacaagctggtggtggtgggCGACGGTGGCGTGGGGAAGAGCGCACTCACCATCCAGTTCTTCCAGAAGATATTTGTACCGGATTATGACCCAACCATTGAGGACTCCTACCTGAAGCACACAGAGATCGACGGCCAGTGGGCCATTCTGGACG TGCTGGACACCGCCGGGCAGGAGGAGTTCAGCGCCATGCGGGAGCAGTACATGCGAACCGGCGACGGCTTCCTCATCGTCTACTCGGTGACGGACAAGGCGAGCTTCGAACATGTGGATCGGTTTCATCAACTCATCCTCAGGGTCAAAGACAG AGAATCTTTCCCGATGATTTTGGTCGCGAACAAAGTTGATTTGATGCACTTACGAAAAATATCAAGCGAGCAAGGAAAAGAAATGGCGGTGAAACACAAC ATTCCTTATATTGAAACCAGCGCCAAGGATCCACCGCAGAACGTGGACCGAGCCTTCCACGACCTCGTCAGGGTGATCAG GCAGCAGGTTCCAGAGAAGAATCAGAAGCGGAAGAGAAACACAAAGTGGCGAGGCGACCGCGGGACGGGGACTCACAGGCCATTCTGCGTGGTCTTGTGA